The following nucleotide sequence is from Bacillota bacterium.
TTTGGTAATGCCAATGCAAAGGATTTAATTAACTTAGCAAGATCATTAAAAGTTATGCCAACTATCAAAGAATTAATGGGACGTTTAAATAATAACTATGCTTCTTTACTAATTGAGAAGATCACTGATTTTTCAGTTTTAGAAAATCAAATTACAAGTGCAATTATTGAAAACCCTCCACTATCCATAAAAGAAGGCGGATTTATCAAGCCGAATTATTCTTTAGCCTTAGATGAAATTAAATATAATTCTCTTCATGGAAAAGAATGGCTAGAAGCCTTTGAGCAATCTGAAAGAGAACGCACTGGCATAAAAAAACTTAAGATAGGATACAATCGTGTTTTTGGTTATTATATCGAGATTACTAAAGGGCAATTAGATTTCATACGAGATGATTTTGGATATGAAAGAAAACAAACTCTTTCAAATTCAGAAAGATTTATCACACCAGAATTAAAAGCCAAAGAAGCTTTTATTCTTGGCGCACAAGAGAAAAGTATTCATTTAGAATATGAATTATTTTTAGAAATTCGTGAATTAACAAAAATTCAAACGACGTCTTTACAAGAATTAGCAAAAATCATTTCTGAAATTGATATGATTTATGCCTTTTCAGTAGTATCAATGAATAATAGATACATCCGCCCTGAAATCATTGAAGACAAAATCATCGATATTAAGAATGGAAGACATCCTGTTGTAGAAGTTTTATTAGAAAACGGTTCTTATGTCGAAAACAGTCTATTTATGGATAATTCGACCAATATTTTGTTAATTACTGGTCCTAATATGTCAGGTAAATCGACTTATATGCGTCAACTTGCATTGATTATTATTATGATGCAAATGGGATGCTTTATCCCAGCAGAAAGCGCTAAGCTCCCCATTTTCGACCAAATATTTACCCGGATTGGAGCAAGTGATGATTTAACAACTGGGAAATCTACTTTTATGGTTGAAATGCTAGAAGTAAATTATGCTTTACAAAACGTTACTTCAAACAGTTTAATTTTATTCGATGAAATCGGTAGAGGAACTGCTACTTATGATGGAATGGCTTTAGCTCAATCGATTATCGAGTATTGCCATCATAAACTTCATTGTAAAATATTGTTTTCTACTCACTACCACGAATTAACCTATTTAGAAGAACAATTAGAATCGTTACATAATGTCCACGTTTTAGCAAAAGAAGAAAAAGGAAATATTGTCTTTTTACATAAAGTTGTAGATGGTCCAACTGACAAATCATATGGAATTCACGTAGCTAAACTTGCTCATCTTCCTTTGGGTTTAATTAACCGAGCTAAAACCATTCTTCTAGAACTAGAGAAGAATCATGGTTACAATGTCATTAAGCCACAAACCCTTGATTTATTCAACTACGAAAACGCTCTTGAGATTGAAGAAGAGGAGTCAGATAAATACTTATCAATCATTGAACAACTTCAAACAATTGATTTAAATGAAATACGCCTTTAAAAGCGATGAATATCTTATCTGATGTTATCGAAGAAATTAAAAAAACAAATCCTAAATAAAGTCCATAACCGGACTTTATTCATAAGACTGTGAGGTGAAATACATGGGTAAAATTATTAGACTTGATTCTAAACTATCGAATATGATTGCGGCAGGAGAAGTTGTTGAAAGAATTAGTAATGTTGTCAAGGAATTAGTTGAAAATTCACTTGATGCATTAGCCACAACTGTTGATATTTCTTTAGAAGATTCAGGACTCAAAAATATTAAAGTCTCTGATAATGGTACCGGTATGGATTTAGAAGATGCTCTTCTATCTTTTGAGAGACACGCAACTTCGAAAATCAAGACCGAATATGATTTATTTCATATCCATTCGCTTGGATTTAGAGGTGAAGCATTGCCTTCAATTGCATCTATTTCTAGAGTTGAACTTGAAACATCTTTAGGTAATGATTTAGGGTATCGTGTCATTTATCAAGATGGAGTTCTAATCGAAAAAGGTTTTGCTAGTGCAAGAAAAGGCACATCGATTGAAGTAACAAGACTTTTTTATCATACACCAGCCCGTTTTAAGTATTTGAAAAGCCCTCAAACAGAACTTTCTAATATTCAAGAAATTGTAAATAAATTTAGTTTAAGTCATCCACAAGTTTCTTTTACATTGTCAAATAATAATAAGATGTTATATCAAACCAGTGGAAACAATCATTTAGTTGATATTCTTGCGAAAATTTATGGCATCGAAGTTGCCAAGAACATGACAGAATTTCATGCTAAGAATCGGGATTATGAAATCAATGGATATCTTGCAAACCCCATACAAAACCGAGCAAGTAAATCTTATATCACAATCATTGTTAACCATCGAATGGTTAAAAATTATAAAATTGTAAACCAAATTATTGAATCGTATGATCAATTAATTTCTAAACATCGATATCCAATCGTTTTATTAAATATTACAGTCGATCCTATGTTAATTGATGTCAACATTCATCCTTCTAAACAAGAAATCAAGTTTTCTGAAGAAGATAGACTTTTAAAATTAATTTTAGATACCATTCGCTCAAAACTTCAATTGGTTGAAGTCATTCAACCCGTTTATTATCAAGAATCTTCAAATGACTTACAAACAAAGA
It contains:
- the mutL gene encoding DNA mismatch repair endonuclease MutL, whose amino-acid sequence is MGKIIRLDSKLSNMIAAGEVVERISNVVKELVENSLDALATTVDISLEDSGLKNIKVSDNGTGMDLEDALLSFERHATSKIKTEYDLFHIHSLGFRGEALPSIASISRVELETSLGNDLGYRVIYQDGVLIEKGFASARKGTSIEVTRLFYHTPARFKYLKSPQTELSNIQEIVNKFSLSHPQVSFTLSNNNKMLYQTSGNNHLVDILAKIYGIEVAKNMTEFHAKNRDYEINGYLANPIQNRASKSYITIIVNHRMVKNYKIVNQIIESYDQLISKHRYPIVLLNITVDPMLIDVNIHPSKQEIKFSEEDRLLKLILDTIRSKLQLVEVIQPVYYQESSNDLQTKIDFSSEKNISLKNSSLFDESLKSNSLILEENNNDASKVFVKKSIPDFDYIGQYRGTYLLFQNDEGLFLVDQHAAAERIRYEKYLEKMAHPASEIYNLLVPMKLDLSNNQTIEIINYLPQILEFGIRLEKDESSSFSIFSVPSWFPRGYEVVYTEEVVKTVVNTNKLQIKEIRDELAKLLSCKHSLKANAFISKNEVSHLMNDLRLCHNPFTCPHGRPIVVSISNHEVEKWFKRIMP